From Betta splendens chromosome 3, fBetSpl5.4, whole genome shotgun sequence, the proteins below share one genomic window:
- the bnc1 gene encoding zinc finger protein basonuclin-1 isoform X1 translates to MAEAICCTLVNCSCDSFKPGKLKRRQCENCKHGWVAHALSKLKVHHMYQSSQVEIVHSNVVFDICSLMLYGTQAIPIRLKILLDRLFSVLKQEEVIQILSALNWSLQDYIRGYVLQDVAGKVLDRWAIMTFEEEIATLQQFLRFGETKSIVELMALQDKEGQAVLVPSTRTNSDIRTFIERNAPRTPANLSTAKVTKLSGSSMHHFENFINSVLPFQLLGSVPAPFLGSPAGMLQHQNPQHQSCRESMELQSQKQDDKAQDGLGKDNSFTLSHPAECSLLDSGSASFTANLDRSEDKPMDTLSTTTKTEAEDFSTSDNYSDGPSTPCTPSMSSDVTQLSPEGKLRSMDRNGSCGGGVSGSGGGSLKKGRVFCNACEKTFYDKGTLKIHYNAVHLKIKHKCTIEGCNMVFSSLRSRNRHSANPNPRLHMPMNRNNRDKDLRGSMSADESSQGEKRPEYGTSFSVCSAESHKSVHKSVPSYMVSHVESGSKLHSSSFSSMGQSGILFPNLKTVQPVLPFYRSLVTPAELANTPGTLPSLPLLSSSVPIKPMTAPEPCITDPIPKKKSRKSSMPIKIEKEAVERDEAIDKGNSSEDEAPLQSRDKEESKGSREGYLLARQPREEDYTGEENSSKYVFDHSFDRDITEREKNGGQRQTETEVITCASSPVENKLTENHCDNNLVCQEPNSNGGEGEHRLTNGCVPLLTDCDHDDCAHDYGNSGLPHLDSDTNLGHQCEICSKTFKNPYSVKMHYQNVHLKEMHMCTVDGCNAAFPSSRSRDRHSANLNLHTKLLTKDSFSQANTLYLLSSHSRDRDNHGLDYCQDYHDPMSQTSVIFRGHNRTGLVFPMSKMSRGSDSAEASPLGEMEGLDGGGQGGGSGEDGAVLDLSTSSSATRHGSSSARSSWDSDGAGSENGEGIEEDEEVVPMEDSEESRDGIEVGRPGGEELANGGARNLGCGQGGLQGSGSGAPITCHVCQKVYSNKGTFRAHYKTVHLRLLHKCKIPGCDTSFSSVRSRNRHSQNPNLHRNLAVSSGATMEQE, encoded by the exons ATGGCTGAG GCTATTTGTTGCACTTTGGtgaactgtagctgtgacaGCTTCAAGCCTGGAAAGCTGAAAAGGAGGCAGTGTGAAAACTGCAAGCATGGCTGGGTAGCACACG CCCTGAGTAAGCTGAAGGTGCACCACATGTACCAGAGCAGCCAGGTGGAGATTGTGCACTCCAATGTAGTGTTTGATATCTGCAGCCTGATGCTCTACGGCACCCAGGCCATACCTATTCGGCTTAAGATCCTCCTGGACCGCCTTTTCTCTGTCCTAAAGCAGGAAGAGGTTATTCAGATCCTCAGCGCACTCAACTGGTCTCTACAGGACTACATTCGGGGATATGTGCTTCAG GATGTAGCAGGGAAGGTCCTGGATCGGTGGGCCATCATGACTTTTGAAGAGGAGATTGCCACACTGCAGCAATTTCTGCGTTTTGGCGAGACCAAGTCCATAGTAGAGCTCATGGCCCTCCAAGACAAGGAAGGTCAGGCGGTGTTGGTTCCGAGTACCCGAACCAACTCAGATATCCGCACTTTCATTGAACGCAATGCCCCTCGCACTCCTGCCAATCTTTCTACAGCTAAAGTTACTAAGCTGAGTGGAAGCAGCATGCATCATTTTGAGAACTTTATCAACAGCGTGCTGCCATTCCAGCTGTTAGGCTCTGTTCCTGCACCATTTCTGGGCTCACCAGCGGGCATGTTGCAGCACCAGAACCCCCAGCACCAGTCATGTCGTGAATCGATGGAGCTGCAGAGTCAGAAGCAAGATGATAAAGCACAGGATGGTCTAGGAAAGGACAATTCCTTCACTCTTTCACACCCTGCAGAGTGCAGCCTGTTAGACTCTGGCTCTGCCTCCTTCACTGCAAATTTAGACCGAAGTGAGGACAAACCGATGGACACCCTGTCTACCACCACCAAGACAGAGGCTGAGGACTTTTCCACTAGTGATAACTATTCGGATGGACCCTCCACACCATGCACCCCATCTATGAGCTCTGATGTAACACAGCTTTCACCTGAAGGAAAACTACGCTCAATGGACAGGAATGGAAGCTGTGGTGGAGGCGTctcaggaagtggaggaggttCTCTGAAGAAGGGTCGTGTATTTTGCAATGCCTGTGAGAAGACATTTTATGACAAAGGCACACTGAAAATCCACTACAATGCAGTGCATctaaaaattaaacataaatgcACCATTGAAGGGTGCAACATGGTGTTCAGCTCACTGAGAAGCCGCAATCGTCACAGTGCCAATCCAAACCCACGGCTTCACATGCCTATGAACCGAAATAACCGAGACAAAGACTTGCGGGGCAGCATGTCTGCTGACGAGAGCTCTCAAGGTGAGAAAAGGCCTGAATATGGCACCTCCTTCTCTGTTTGCTCTGCAGAAAGCCATAAGTCAGTCCACAAGTCAGTTCCCAGCTACATGGTGAGCCACGTTGAGAGTGGGTCtaagctccacagcagctcattCTCAAGCATGGGCCAGAGCGGCATCCTCTTTCCAAATTTAAAAACGGTGCAACCAGTCCTGCCTTTTTACCGCAGTCTGGTAACTCCTGCAGAGCTCGCCAacaccccaggaactctgcccTCGCTTCCTCTTTTGTCTTCCTCTGTTCCTATCAAACCGATGACAGCTCCTGAACCTTGTATCACAGACCCTATACCAAAGAAAAAGTCACGGAAGTCAAGCATGCCAATAAAAATTGAGAAAGAAGCAGTAGAGCGAGACGAAGCGATAGATAAAGGGAACAGCTCAGAGGATGAGGCTCCTTTACAGAGCAGGGACAAGGAAGAAAGCAAAGGTAGCCGAGAAGGGTATCTGCTTGCAAGACAACCTAGAGAAGAAGACTACACCGGTGAAGAAAATAGCAGCAAATATGTGTTTGACCACTCTTTTGATAGAGAtattacagagagagaaaaaaatggTGGACAAAGGCAGACTGAAACAGAAGTAATCACCTGTGCATCTTCCCCTGTTGAAAATAAACTAACGGAGAACCACTGTGACAACAACTTAGTCTGTCAGGAACCCAATAGCaatggaggtgaaggtgagCACAGGCTGACAAATGGTTGTGTTCCTCTGCTCACAGACTGTGACCATGATGACTGTGCACATGACTATGGAAACTCAGGGTTGCCTCACCTTGACTCAGACACCAATCTTGGACACCAGTGTGAAATATGCAGTAAGACCTTTAAGAACCCTTACAGCGTTAAGATGCACTACCAAAATGTCCACCTCAAAGAGATGCACATGTGCACAGTGGATGGCTGCAATGCTGCATTTCCTTCCAGCAGGAGCCGAGACAG ACATAGTGCAAATTTAAACCTGCACACCAAGCTGCTGACCAAAGACTCATTCAGCCAAGCCAACACCCTCTACCTACTCTCATCCCACTCTAGAGACAGAGACAATCACGGCCTGGACTACTGCCAAGACTATCATGATCCAATGAGCCAGACCTCTGTCATCTTCCGAGGACACAACCGAACGGGCTTGGTTTTTCCTATGAGCAAAATGTCTAGAGGATCAGACAGTGCTGAGGCATCTCCCTTAGGTGAGATGGAAGGATtagatggaggaggacaaggtgGTGGGAGTGGGGAGGATGGGGCAGTCTTGGACTTGAGCACCTCTTCGTCTGCTACACGCCATGGTAGCAGTAGTGCTCGATCTTCCTGGGATTCAGATGGAGCCGGCAGCGAGAATGGGGAGGGCAttgaagaggatgaggaggtggtcCCTATGGAGGACAGTGAAGAAAGCCGTGATGGGATCGAAGTGGGGAGGCCTGGGGGTGAGGAGTTGGCAAATGGGGGAGCAAGGAACCTAGGCTGTGGACAAGGTGGACTTCAGGGCAGCGGGAGTGGAGCTCCAATAACCTGCCATGTCTGCCAAAAGGTCTACAGCAACAAGGGCACATTCAGGGCCCATTATAAGACTGTCCATCTGCGACTGCTTCATAAGTGTAAAATTCCTGGCTGTGATACATCTTTCTCTTCTGTGAGAAGCAGAAATAGGCACAGCCAAAACCcaaacctccacaggaaccTAGCCGTTAGCTCAGGTGCCACGATGGAGCAGGAATAA
- the bnc1 gene encoding zinc finger protein basonuclin-1 isoform X4: MAEAICCTLVNCSCDSFKPGKLKRRQCENCKHGWVAHALSKLKVHHMYQSSQVEIVHSNVVFDICSLMLYGTQAIPIRLKILLDRLFSVLKQEEVIQILSALNWSLQDYIRGYVLQDVAGKVLDRWAIMTFEEEIATLQQFLRFGETKSIVELMALQDKEGQAVLVPSTRTNSDIRTFIERNAPRTPANLSTAKVTKLSGSSMHHFENFINSVLPFQLLGSVPAPFLGSPAGMLQHQNPQHQSCRESMELQSQKQDDKAQDGLGKDNSFTLSHPAECSLLDSGSASFTANLDRSEDKPMDTLSTTTKTEAEDFSTSDNYSDGPSTPCTPSMSSDVTQLSPEGKLRSMDRNGSCGGGVSGSGGGSLKKGRVFCNACEKTFYDKGTLKIHYNAVHLKIKHKCTIEGCNMVFSSLRSRNRHSANPNPRLHMPMNRNNRDKDLRGSMSADESSQDCDHDDCAHDYGNSGLPHLDSDTNLGHQCEICSKTFKNPYSVKMHYQNVHLKEMHMCTVDGCNAAFPSSRSRDRHSANLNLHTKLLTKDSFSQANTLYLLSSHSRDRDNHGLDYCQDYHDPMSQTSVIFRGHNRTGLVFPMSKMSRGSDSAEASPLGEMEGLDGGGQGGGSGEDGAVLDLSTSSSATRHGSSSARSSWDSDGAGSENGEGIEEDEEVVPMEDSEESRDGIEVGRPGGEELANGGARNLGCGQGGLQGSGSGAPITCHVCQKVYSNKGTFRAHYKTVHLRLLHKCKIPGCDTSFSSVRSRNRHSQNPNLHRNLAVSSGATMEQE, translated from the exons ATGGCTGAG GCTATTTGTTGCACTTTGGtgaactgtagctgtgacaGCTTCAAGCCTGGAAAGCTGAAAAGGAGGCAGTGTGAAAACTGCAAGCATGGCTGGGTAGCACACG CCCTGAGTAAGCTGAAGGTGCACCACATGTACCAGAGCAGCCAGGTGGAGATTGTGCACTCCAATGTAGTGTTTGATATCTGCAGCCTGATGCTCTACGGCACCCAGGCCATACCTATTCGGCTTAAGATCCTCCTGGACCGCCTTTTCTCTGTCCTAAAGCAGGAAGAGGTTATTCAGATCCTCAGCGCACTCAACTGGTCTCTACAGGACTACATTCGGGGATATGTGCTTCAG GATGTAGCAGGGAAGGTCCTGGATCGGTGGGCCATCATGACTTTTGAAGAGGAGATTGCCACACTGCAGCAATTTCTGCGTTTTGGCGAGACCAAGTCCATAGTAGAGCTCATGGCCCTCCAAGACAAGGAAGGTCAGGCGGTGTTGGTTCCGAGTACCCGAACCAACTCAGATATCCGCACTTTCATTGAACGCAATGCCCCTCGCACTCCTGCCAATCTTTCTACAGCTAAAGTTACTAAGCTGAGTGGAAGCAGCATGCATCATTTTGAGAACTTTATCAACAGCGTGCTGCCATTCCAGCTGTTAGGCTCTGTTCCTGCACCATTTCTGGGCTCACCAGCGGGCATGTTGCAGCACCAGAACCCCCAGCACCAGTCATGTCGTGAATCGATGGAGCTGCAGAGTCAGAAGCAAGATGATAAAGCACAGGATGGTCTAGGAAAGGACAATTCCTTCACTCTTTCACACCCTGCAGAGTGCAGCCTGTTAGACTCTGGCTCTGCCTCCTTCACTGCAAATTTAGACCGAAGTGAGGACAAACCGATGGACACCCTGTCTACCACCACCAAGACAGAGGCTGAGGACTTTTCCACTAGTGATAACTATTCGGATGGACCCTCCACACCATGCACCCCATCTATGAGCTCTGATGTAACACAGCTTTCACCTGAAGGAAAACTACGCTCAATGGACAGGAATGGAAGCTGTGGTGGAGGCGTctcaggaagtggaggaggttCTCTGAAGAAGGGTCGTGTATTTTGCAATGCCTGTGAGAAGACATTTTATGACAAAGGCACACTGAAAATCCACTACAATGCAGTGCATctaaaaattaaacataaatgcACCATTGAAGGGTGCAACATGGTGTTCAGCTCACTGAGAAGCCGCAATCGTCACAGTGCCAATCCAAACCCACGGCTTCACATGCCTATGAACCGAAATAACCGAGACAAAGACTTGCGGGGCAGCATGTCTGCTGACGAGAGCTCTCAAG ACTGTGACCATGATGACTGTGCACATGACTATGGAAACTCAGGGTTGCCTCACCTTGACTCAGACACCAATCTTGGACACCAGTGTGAAATATGCAGTAAGACCTTTAAGAACCCTTACAGCGTTAAGATGCACTACCAAAATGTCCACCTCAAAGAGATGCACATGTGCACAGTGGATGGCTGCAATGCTGCATTTCCTTCCAGCAGGAGCCGAGACAG ACATAGTGCAAATTTAAACCTGCACACCAAGCTGCTGACCAAAGACTCATTCAGCCAAGCCAACACCCTCTACCTACTCTCATCCCACTCTAGAGACAGAGACAATCACGGCCTGGACTACTGCCAAGACTATCATGATCCAATGAGCCAGACCTCTGTCATCTTCCGAGGACACAACCGAACGGGCTTGGTTTTTCCTATGAGCAAAATGTCTAGAGGATCAGACAGTGCTGAGGCATCTCCCTTAGGTGAGATGGAAGGATtagatggaggaggacaaggtgGTGGGAGTGGGGAGGATGGGGCAGTCTTGGACTTGAGCACCTCTTCGTCTGCTACACGCCATGGTAGCAGTAGTGCTCGATCTTCCTGGGATTCAGATGGAGCCGGCAGCGAGAATGGGGAGGGCAttgaagaggatgaggaggtggtcCCTATGGAGGACAGTGAAGAAAGCCGTGATGGGATCGAAGTGGGGAGGCCTGGGGGTGAGGAGTTGGCAAATGGGGGAGCAAGGAACCTAGGCTGTGGACAAGGTGGACTTCAGGGCAGCGGGAGTGGAGCTCCAATAACCTGCCATGTCTGCCAAAAGGTCTACAGCAACAAGGGCACATTCAGGGCCCATTATAAGACTGTCCATCTGCGACTGCTTCATAAGTGTAAAATTCCTGGCTGTGATACATCTTTCTCTTCTGTGAGAAGCAGAAATAGGCACAGCCAAAACCcaaacctccacaggaaccTAGCCGTTAGCTCAGGTGCCACGATGGAGCAGGAATAA
- the bnc1 gene encoding zinc finger protein basonuclin-1 isoform X2 yields MLYGTQAIPIRLKILLDRLFSVLKQEEVIQILSALNWSLQDYIRGYVLQDVAGKVLDRWAIMTFEEEIATLQQFLRFGETKSIVELMALQDKEGQAVLVPSTRTNSDIRTFIERNAPRTPANLSTAKVTKLSGSSMHHFENFINSVLPFQLLGSVPAPFLGSPAGMLQHQNPQHQSCRESMELQSQKQDDKAQDGLGKDNSFTLSHPAECSLLDSGSASFTANLDRSEDKPMDTLSTTTKTEAEDFSTSDNYSDGPSTPCTPSMSSDVTQLSPEGKLRSMDRNGSCGGGVSGSGGGSLKKGRVFCNACEKTFYDKGTLKIHYNAVHLKIKHKCTIEGCNMVFSSLRSRNRHSANPNPRLHMPMNRNNRDKDLRGSMSADESSQGEKRPEYGTSFSVCSAESHKSVHKSVPSYMVSHVESGSKLHSSSFSSMGQSGILFPNLKTVQPVLPFYRSLVTPAELANTPGTLPSLPLLSSSVPIKPMTAPEPCITDPIPKKKSRKSSMPIKIEKEAVERDEAIDKGNSSEDEAPLQSRDKEESKGSREGYLLARQPREEDYTGEENSSKYVFDHSFDRDITEREKNGGQRQTETEVITCASSPVENKLTENHCDNNLVCQEPNSNGGEGEHRLTNGCVPLLTDCDHDDCAHDYGNSGLPHLDSDTNLGHQCEICSKTFKNPYSVKMHYQNVHLKEMHMCTVDGCNAAFPSSRSRDRHSANLNLHTKLLTKDSFSQANTLYLLSSHSRDRDNHGLDYCQDYHDPMSQTSVIFRGHNRTGLVFPMSKMSRGSDSAEASPLGEMEGLDGGGQGGGSGEDGAVLDLSTSSSATRHGSSSARSSWDSDGAGSENGEGIEEDEEVVPMEDSEESRDGIEVGRPGGEELANGGARNLGCGQGGLQGSGSGAPITCHVCQKVYSNKGTFRAHYKTVHLRLLHKCKIPGCDTSFSSVRSRNRHSQNPNLHRNLAVSSGATMEQE; encoded by the exons ATGCTCTACGGCACCCAGGCCATACCTATTCGGCTTAAGATCCTCCTGGACCGCCTTTTCTCTGTCCTAAAGCAGGAAGAGGTTATTCAGATCCTCAGCGCACTCAACTGGTCTCTACAGGACTACATTCGGGGATATGTGCTTCAG GATGTAGCAGGGAAGGTCCTGGATCGGTGGGCCATCATGACTTTTGAAGAGGAGATTGCCACACTGCAGCAATTTCTGCGTTTTGGCGAGACCAAGTCCATAGTAGAGCTCATGGCCCTCCAAGACAAGGAAGGTCAGGCGGTGTTGGTTCCGAGTACCCGAACCAACTCAGATATCCGCACTTTCATTGAACGCAATGCCCCTCGCACTCCTGCCAATCTTTCTACAGCTAAAGTTACTAAGCTGAGTGGAAGCAGCATGCATCATTTTGAGAACTTTATCAACAGCGTGCTGCCATTCCAGCTGTTAGGCTCTGTTCCTGCACCATTTCTGGGCTCACCAGCGGGCATGTTGCAGCACCAGAACCCCCAGCACCAGTCATGTCGTGAATCGATGGAGCTGCAGAGTCAGAAGCAAGATGATAAAGCACAGGATGGTCTAGGAAAGGACAATTCCTTCACTCTTTCACACCCTGCAGAGTGCAGCCTGTTAGACTCTGGCTCTGCCTCCTTCACTGCAAATTTAGACCGAAGTGAGGACAAACCGATGGACACCCTGTCTACCACCACCAAGACAGAGGCTGAGGACTTTTCCACTAGTGATAACTATTCGGATGGACCCTCCACACCATGCACCCCATCTATGAGCTCTGATGTAACACAGCTTTCACCTGAAGGAAAACTACGCTCAATGGACAGGAATGGAAGCTGTGGTGGAGGCGTctcaggaagtggaggaggttCTCTGAAGAAGGGTCGTGTATTTTGCAATGCCTGTGAGAAGACATTTTATGACAAAGGCACACTGAAAATCCACTACAATGCAGTGCATctaaaaattaaacataaatgcACCATTGAAGGGTGCAACATGGTGTTCAGCTCACTGAGAAGCCGCAATCGTCACAGTGCCAATCCAAACCCACGGCTTCACATGCCTATGAACCGAAATAACCGAGACAAAGACTTGCGGGGCAGCATGTCTGCTGACGAGAGCTCTCAAGGTGAGAAAAGGCCTGAATATGGCACCTCCTTCTCTGTTTGCTCTGCAGAAAGCCATAAGTCAGTCCACAAGTCAGTTCCCAGCTACATGGTGAGCCACGTTGAGAGTGGGTCtaagctccacagcagctcattCTCAAGCATGGGCCAGAGCGGCATCCTCTTTCCAAATTTAAAAACGGTGCAACCAGTCCTGCCTTTTTACCGCAGTCTGGTAACTCCTGCAGAGCTCGCCAacaccccaggaactctgcccTCGCTTCCTCTTTTGTCTTCCTCTGTTCCTATCAAACCGATGACAGCTCCTGAACCTTGTATCACAGACCCTATACCAAAGAAAAAGTCACGGAAGTCAAGCATGCCAATAAAAATTGAGAAAGAAGCAGTAGAGCGAGACGAAGCGATAGATAAAGGGAACAGCTCAGAGGATGAGGCTCCTTTACAGAGCAGGGACAAGGAAGAAAGCAAAGGTAGCCGAGAAGGGTATCTGCTTGCAAGACAACCTAGAGAAGAAGACTACACCGGTGAAGAAAATAGCAGCAAATATGTGTTTGACCACTCTTTTGATAGAGAtattacagagagagaaaaaaatggTGGACAAAGGCAGACTGAAACAGAAGTAATCACCTGTGCATCTTCCCCTGTTGAAAATAAACTAACGGAGAACCACTGTGACAACAACTTAGTCTGTCAGGAACCCAATAGCaatggaggtgaaggtgagCACAGGCTGACAAATGGTTGTGTTCCTCTGCTCACAGACTGTGACCATGATGACTGTGCACATGACTATGGAAACTCAGGGTTGCCTCACCTTGACTCAGACACCAATCTTGGACACCAGTGTGAAATATGCAGTAAGACCTTTAAGAACCCTTACAGCGTTAAGATGCACTACCAAAATGTCCACCTCAAAGAGATGCACATGTGCACAGTGGATGGCTGCAATGCTGCATTTCCTTCCAGCAGGAGCCGAGACAG ACATAGTGCAAATTTAAACCTGCACACCAAGCTGCTGACCAAAGACTCATTCAGCCAAGCCAACACCCTCTACCTACTCTCATCCCACTCTAGAGACAGAGACAATCACGGCCTGGACTACTGCCAAGACTATCATGATCCAATGAGCCAGACCTCTGTCATCTTCCGAGGACACAACCGAACGGGCTTGGTTTTTCCTATGAGCAAAATGTCTAGAGGATCAGACAGTGCTGAGGCATCTCCCTTAGGTGAGATGGAAGGATtagatggaggaggacaaggtgGTGGGAGTGGGGAGGATGGGGCAGTCTTGGACTTGAGCACCTCTTCGTCTGCTACACGCCATGGTAGCAGTAGTGCTCGATCTTCCTGGGATTCAGATGGAGCCGGCAGCGAGAATGGGGAGGGCAttgaagaggatgaggaggtggtcCCTATGGAGGACAGTGAAGAAAGCCGTGATGGGATCGAAGTGGGGAGGCCTGGGGGTGAGGAGTTGGCAAATGGGGGAGCAAGGAACCTAGGCTGTGGACAAGGTGGACTTCAGGGCAGCGGGAGTGGAGCTCCAATAACCTGCCATGTCTGCCAAAAGGTCTACAGCAACAAGGGCACATTCAGGGCCCATTATAAGACTGTCCATCTGCGACTGCTTCATAAGTGTAAAATTCCTGGCTGTGATACATCTTTCTCTTCTGTGAGAAGCAGAAATAGGCACAGCCAAAACCcaaacctccacaggaaccTAGCCGTTAGCTCAGGTGCCACGATGGAGCAGGAATAA
- the bnc1 gene encoding zinc finger protein basonuclin-1 isoform X3, which translates to MTFEEEIATLQQFLRFGETKSIVELMALQDKEGQAVLVPSTRTNSDIRTFIERNAPRTPANLSTAKVTKLSGSSMHHFENFINSVLPFQLLGSVPAPFLGSPAGMLQHQNPQHQSCRESMELQSQKQDDKAQDGLGKDNSFTLSHPAECSLLDSGSASFTANLDRSEDKPMDTLSTTTKTEAEDFSTSDNYSDGPSTPCTPSMSSDVTQLSPEGKLRSMDRNGSCGGGVSGSGGGSLKKGRVFCNACEKTFYDKGTLKIHYNAVHLKIKHKCTIEGCNMVFSSLRSRNRHSANPNPRLHMPMNRNNRDKDLRGSMSADESSQGEKRPEYGTSFSVCSAESHKSVHKSVPSYMVSHVESGSKLHSSSFSSMGQSGILFPNLKTVQPVLPFYRSLVTPAELANTPGTLPSLPLLSSSVPIKPMTAPEPCITDPIPKKKSRKSSMPIKIEKEAVERDEAIDKGNSSEDEAPLQSRDKEESKGSREGYLLARQPREEDYTGEENSSKYVFDHSFDRDITEREKNGGQRQTETEVITCASSPVENKLTENHCDNNLVCQEPNSNGGEGEHRLTNGCVPLLTDCDHDDCAHDYGNSGLPHLDSDTNLGHQCEICSKTFKNPYSVKMHYQNVHLKEMHMCTVDGCNAAFPSSRSRDRHSANLNLHTKLLTKDSFSQANTLYLLSSHSRDRDNHGLDYCQDYHDPMSQTSVIFRGHNRTGLVFPMSKMSRGSDSAEASPLGEMEGLDGGGQGGGSGEDGAVLDLSTSSSATRHGSSSARSSWDSDGAGSENGEGIEEDEEVVPMEDSEESRDGIEVGRPGGEELANGGARNLGCGQGGLQGSGSGAPITCHVCQKVYSNKGTFRAHYKTVHLRLLHKCKIPGCDTSFSSVRSRNRHSQNPNLHRNLAVSSGATMEQE; encoded by the exons ATGACTTTTGAAGAGGAGATTGCCACACTGCAGCAATTTCTGCGTTTTGGCGAGACCAAGTCCATAGTAGAGCTCATGGCCCTCCAAGACAAGGAAGGTCAGGCGGTGTTGGTTCCGAGTACCCGAACCAACTCAGATATCCGCACTTTCATTGAACGCAATGCCCCTCGCACTCCTGCCAATCTTTCTACAGCTAAAGTTACTAAGCTGAGTGGAAGCAGCATGCATCATTTTGAGAACTTTATCAACAGCGTGCTGCCATTCCAGCTGTTAGGCTCTGTTCCTGCACCATTTCTGGGCTCACCAGCGGGCATGTTGCAGCACCAGAACCCCCAGCACCAGTCATGTCGTGAATCGATGGAGCTGCAGAGTCAGAAGCAAGATGATAAAGCACAGGATGGTCTAGGAAAGGACAATTCCTTCACTCTTTCACACCCTGCAGAGTGCAGCCTGTTAGACTCTGGCTCTGCCTCCTTCACTGCAAATTTAGACCGAAGTGAGGACAAACCGATGGACACCCTGTCTACCACCACCAAGACAGAGGCTGAGGACTTTTCCACTAGTGATAACTATTCGGATGGACCCTCCACACCATGCACCCCATCTATGAGCTCTGATGTAACACAGCTTTCACCTGAAGGAAAACTACGCTCAATGGACAGGAATGGAAGCTGTGGTGGAGGCGTctcaggaagtggaggaggttCTCTGAAGAAGGGTCGTGTATTTTGCAATGCCTGTGAGAAGACATTTTATGACAAAGGCACACTGAAAATCCACTACAATGCAGTGCATctaaaaattaaacataaatgcACCATTGAAGGGTGCAACATGGTGTTCAGCTCACTGAGAAGCCGCAATCGTCACAGTGCCAATCCAAACCCACGGCTTCACATGCCTATGAACCGAAATAACCGAGACAAAGACTTGCGGGGCAGCATGTCTGCTGACGAGAGCTCTCAAGGTGAGAAAAGGCCTGAATATGGCACCTCCTTCTCTGTTTGCTCTGCAGAAAGCCATAAGTCAGTCCACAAGTCAGTTCCCAGCTACATGGTGAGCCACGTTGAGAGTGGGTCtaagctccacagcagctcattCTCAAGCATGGGCCAGAGCGGCATCCTCTTTCCAAATTTAAAAACGGTGCAACCAGTCCTGCCTTTTTACCGCAGTCTGGTAACTCCTGCAGAGCTCGCCAacaccccaggaactctgcccTCGCTTCCTCTTTTGTCTTCCTCTGTTCCTATCAAACCGATGACAGCTCCTGAACCTTGTATCACAGACCCTATACCAAAGAAAAAGTCACGGAAGTCAAGCATGCCAATAAAAATTGAGAAAGAAGCAGTAGAGCGAGACGAAGCGATAGATAAAGGGAACAGCTCAGAGGATGAGGCTCCTTTACAGAGCAGGGACAAGGAAGAAAGCAAAGGTAGCCGAGAAGGGTATCTGCTTGCAAGACAACCTAGAGAAGAAGACTACACCGGTGAAGAAAATAGCAGCAAATATGTGTTTGACCACTCTTTTGATAGAGAtattacagagagagaaaaaaatggTGGACAAAGGCAGACTGAAACAGAAGTAATCACCTGTGCATCTTCCCCTGTTGAAAATAAACTAACGGAGAACCACTGTGACAACAACTTAGTCTGTCAGGAACCCAATAGCaatggaggtgaaggtgagCACAGGCTGACAAATGGTTGTGTTCCTCTGCTCACAGACTGTGACCATGATGACTGTGCACATGACTATGGAAACTCAGGGTTGCCTCACCTTGACTCAGACACCAATCTTGGACACCAGTGTGAAATATGCAGTAAGACCTTTAAGAACCCTTACAGCGTTAAGATGCACTACCAAAATGTCCACCTCAAAGAGATGCACATGTGCACAGTGGATGGCTGCAATGCTGCATTTCCTTCCAGCAGGAGCCGAGACAG ACATAGTGCAAATTTAAACCTGCACACCAAGCTGCTGACCAAAGACTCATTCAGCCAAGCCAACACCCTCTACCTACTCTCATCCCACTCTAGAGACAGAGACAATCACGGCCTGGACTACTGCCAAGACTATCATGATCCAATGAGCCAGACCTCTGTCATCTTCCGAGGACACAACCGAACGGGCTTGGTTTTTCCTATGAGCAAAATGTCTAGAGGATCAGACAGTGCTGAGGCATCTCCCTTAGGTGAGATGGAAGGATtagatggaggaggacaaggtgGTGGGAGTGGGGAGGATGGGGCAGTCTTGGACTTGAGCACCTCTTCGTCTGCTACACGCCATGGTAGCAGTAGTGCTCGATCTTCCTGGGATTCAGATGGAGCCGGCAGCGAGAATGGGGAGGGCAttgaagaggatgaggaggtggtcCCTATGGAGGACAGTGAAGAAAGCCGTGATGGGATCGAAGTGGGGAGGCCTGGGGGTGAGGAGTTGGCAAATGGGGGAGCAAGGAACCTAGGCTGTGGACAAGGTGGACTTCAGGGCAGCGGGAGTGGAGCTCCAATAACCTGCCATGTCTGCCAAAAGGTCTACAGCAACAAGGGCACATTCAGGGCCCATTATAAGACTGTCCATCTGCGACTGCTTCATAAGTGTAAAATTCCTGGCTGTGATACATCTTTCTCTTCTGTGAGAAGCAGAAATAGGCACAGCCAAAACCcaaacctccacaggaaccTAGCCGTTAGCTCAGGTGCCACGATGGAGCAGGAATAA